The genomic DNA AGACAAAGGACCTGTTGAACCACGCCGCTCTCGAATTGGCGGCAAAACAGATCATACGAGCAAAAAGCATAGATCTGTACGGGTTCGGCGGCTCTGCGAATGTGGCCCGATACGCGCATTACTTGTTTGTTCGATTCGGACTGGTGTCGCGCGTGCTGGACGACCCACATCTCGCCGTCATGAGTGCAGTGAATCTCGGGCCGAAGCAAGTCGCACTGGCAATTTCGGAATCTGGCTCGAGCAAGGATACAATCAACTCACTTATGGCGGCCAAGGCGGCTGGCGCATTTACCATCGCAATCACCTGTCATATACGCAGTCCGATCGCTGCCAACGCGGACGCTGTACTGGGAGCATCCTCAACAGACACGCCCATCACGCGAGGAGCATTCTCCAGGGTCGCTGGACAATATTTGATCATCGACATCCTCGCCAACATGATCGCTAAAGATGGCAGCAAGTTCCAGGCGGCTATGCAGCGAACCGCAGAAGCCACCATAGATAAAAGCTTTTAGCTGAAACGTTCGCGCAGGTAGTCGTTCAGGAAGCGACCGTCCGGGTCGAAGCGAGCCCTTTGAGAAATAAAATCCCCGTATCTTGGGTACAAGCCTTCGATCTCGGACCGGCCCAGGCTGTGAAGTTTGCCCCAGTGCGGACGACCTTTTACCCAGGAAAAGATTGTCTCGCAATCGCGGATGAAATCCCAGTAGTCCTCTCCTGCTGCGCCGGACACCGATATCATTGCGGTCTTCCGCTCAAAGTATGGACTCAACCAAATATCGTCAGCCGCCACGGTTCTATACTCAACCGGGAATATCTGCGACGGATGCTTCGTCTGGATCAGCTTGCGTATTTCACGCAATACCGCCGGACCGTCCTCGTAGGGCACCGAGTATTCGCATTCGTTATGGTTCGGCATCGGAATTGAACCCGGAAATATCCGATAGCTGGGCCCTATTCTCTCGCCGGCCTGTGCTTCGACAGCTGCTGACGGCTGAGTTGTGACGTTCAGCGTTCTGATTTCGCAGACATCAGCTTTACTGCGCGTACGACCAATGCCAGACGTGTCGGGCAGGCTGTATAACGATGCCGAGTGTTCGGTCGGGCACCAGAACACGCGGAGGCTCCGGTTTTCCTGACATAGCTGATCCAAATGATCCATGCATTCTTCAAAATCCTCACGCCATATTTTGTCATGAAGATCAAAAGCAGGAACAAGCTTCATCGTGACGGAAAGCACCACGCCAAGCATTCCGAGACAAACTTTCGCAGCGTTGAGGACATCGATGTCTTGCGAAGCATCGAAATTGGCGATGGATCCATCGCCCATCGCTATCCGCATTCCAATTATCGGGCCCGCTAAGCATTGCAAACTATCGCCGCTGCCATGCGTACCCGTCGATACGGCCCCGCTCATCGTCTGCAGATCGATATCGCCCTGGTTGGGCAATGCCCAACCAGCAGAACGCAGTTCAAGGCCAACGTCACAAATCCGCGTTCCGCCGCGGAGGGTTACGCTGCCGTTGGTTGGGTCGATATTTTCGATCCCTGTTAGACGCTCCGCGGAGATTAGAACTCCGTCCGTGGGGACAATCGGCGTATAAGAGTGCCCCGTACCCACTACGCGGACGCGCAGATTGGTTGAAGCTGCTGTCTTGATCGTTCTGCAGACGTCATCGTCCGAACTTGGCATTTCAAAATGCTTCACCCGACAAACCTGATTGCTCACCCAGTTCCGCCAAATCATGCTAGGGCCGAGTGTCTGCGCTCTGGTCTCTGAAGAAGGCAATGGAGTTCTCCTTGCGTGTGTTTTCTCGCTGCTAGGTGCTAGGGCAGCCGCCTCGGCCCGCCAGAATAGGGTCGTCACGCTGTGCCCAGCGCCGACTCATTTTGGGCAGGCATGACGGATATCATCATCGACATAGATACAAAAGAAGATTATCTCCATTATAACTCGGTGCCCCGGCAAACCGACCATTGGCGCGGGGCAGCGGTGACCGCTGGTGGTCCACACTTGCTTCTCCCGTCGATGCGAACGGAAAATTATCGTTTCAGAGCCTTCACCCCACAAGAGCCGACGACTGGCACCGGCCGGTTGCGTCGGGCCTCACCACGTATTTCGTGCGAGGCTTTCGCCGAAGGACGCGTATGCTGTCTTGTGCACGTCAATCAGCCTGTTGGACAGTTCTGGCTCTTGGCCCGGCGGCCTTGCAGTGCAGGAGCGTTTGGCGAGTCCTGGCCCCAGCTCTTGACCTTGTCCTTGCCCTTGAA from Mesorhizobium sp. M1E.F.Ca.ET.045.02.1.1 includes the following:
- a CDS encoding MurR/RpiR family transcriptional regulator; its protein translation is MQEKILARLRSSQPSLSPALLRISEYVLNDPAKVVNQTITEVADGSGSSEASVLRFCRDIKFSSFQRFKLALGIELSTHQTIRHASPSGDVIDDTLSTAITALKQTKDLLNHAALELAAKQIIRAKSIDLYGFGGSANVARYAHYLFVRFGLVSRVLDDPHLAVMSAVNLGPKQVALAISESGSSKDTINSLMAAKAAGAFTIAITCHIRSPIAANADAVLGASSTDTPITRGAFSRVAGQYLIIDILANMIAKDGSKFQAAMQRTAEATIDKSF
- a CDS encoding D-arabinono-1,4-lactone oxidase, giving the protein MSNQVCRVKHFEMPSSDDDVCRTIKTAASTNLRVRVVGTGHSYTPIVPTDGVLISAERLTGIENIDPTNGSVTLRGGTRICDVGLELRSAGWALPNQGDIDLQTMSGAVSTGTHGSGDSLQCLAGPIIGMRIAMGDGSIANFDASQDIDVLNAAKVCLGMLGVVLSVTMKLVPAFDLHDKIWREDFEECMDHLDQLCQENRSLRVFWCPTEHSASLYSLPDTSGIGRTRSKADVCEIRTLNVTTQPSAAVEAQAGERIGPSYRIFPGSIPMPNHNECEYSVPYEDGPAVLREIRKLIQTKHPSQIFPVEYRTVAADDIWLSPYFERKTAMISVSGAAGEDYWDFIRDCETIFSWVKGRPHWGKLHSLGRSEIEGLYPRYGDFISQRARFDPDGRFLNDYLRERFS